DNA from Halobaculum sp. XH14:
CGGGACTGGGACGGCGCGCTGGGCGGACTCACGTGCGTGACCCCGGCGCCGTGTCATGGTCGCCACTGGGATCGGCCCCCACAAGAACGTACCGGGGGGTCGTCACCGGCTGGCACGAACGACCAACGGTTATGCCCCTCCCAGCACAGCCGCGACGCATGGACGCAGCCGACCTGGACGTGGTCGACCTCGACCGGAGCGACGCCGAGGAACTGCTGTCGCGCTACCGCGAGTACGGCTGGTGGGACGAGCGCGAACGCGAGGCGGTGGCCGAGGCGCTGGCACACACGGACCTCGCGATCGGACTCCGGGACGGGACGACCCTCGTCGCCTCGGCACGGGTGATCACCGACTTCGTCTACTACGCCCGGGTGTACGACGTCATCGTCGCCGCGGACCGGCGCGGCGAGGGGCTCGGCCGAAAACTCCTCTCGGCCATTCTCGCGGACGACCGACTCGCCGACGTGAACCCCGTTCTGCTGTGCCGGGACGGGCTCGTTCCGTTCTACGAGTCGGTGGGCTTCGAGCCGTACCCGGAGACGGTCGATGCGCCCGAGGGCGAGGACGTCGAACTCCGGCAGCTGATCCACGTCGACGGTGAACTGGAGGACGCCGGGGGCGAGTGAAGAGCCGTGAGTCAGTCGAGGGCGACGTCGCGCTCGACCTCGACCAGTCGGGGTTCGCCGTCGTGGTAGACGAACCGGCCGCGGAACGTCCCGCCCGCGAGCACCGTGGGGAGCCAGTCGCGGTCCGTCTGCCACATCTCCGCGAGCGGAAGGTCCCTGACCGGGAACCACTCCGGGACGGCCTCCTCGCTTTCGGTCGGTTCGCCGTCGTACGCGGTCGCGCGGTAGACGTGGACGAGCGCGTTCCAGTCCTCGGAGTAGTACTCGAACTCGCCGAGCTTTTCGGGGTCGCGCACCTCGATGCCGACCTCCTCCCGGACCTCGCGGACGACGCACTCGCGGGGCGTCTCGCCCGGTTCGACCTTGCCGCCGGGGCCGACGTACTGGTCGCTGCCCACGCCGCGCTTCTTGTGGATGAGTAGCGTCCGGTCGTCGTCGGTGACGAGGTGACACAGCGTCGCGTCGCGCATCTCGTTGGGTTCCGGTTGGCCGGTGGTGAGTAAACGATGTCGGCCTCTCTGCTAGTTCGGTCGTCGCCTGGAACTGGTCGGTCGTCGCTTCGACCGCCTCGAAAGCTTTCGTGGCGGTCGACTCGGTGCGGCCGCTGTCGTTCGAAAATCGAAGAGTTTCGTGATGTGGTCGGATTCCGCCGGAATCCGACCGCGGACGGGAAACCGACGGTTTCCCGTACTGACGAACGACGCGAGCGCCTTTCGAACCACGCTCCTCGCTCCCTCCGGTCGCGCTGTGGTGCTCGTCGGTCCGCGCCGTTCACGAGAGGCACGGCGTCTCGTGAACGCCGCGCGCTACGTGGATTGACTGGTCAAATGCGGTCGGCGCGCGGCTGGCGGACCTCCGTGTCCGCCGCCGGCGCGCGAGGGATGAGACAGCGACGGCGAGCGCAGCGAGCCGAGCGAACGAATCGGCTGCTCACACGAGCGGAGCGAGGGTGATTCCGAGGAGCGTGCTCCGAGGTAAGGGAGGCTTGTGGCTGCCGTGCGGTGCGGGGCGGTGGGTGGGACTGAAAGGGGCCGCGGCGGTCGGCGAACCCCGAACTCGCAAGCACCACAGCGCGACCGCAGGGAGCGCGAGGAGCGCAGCGCGGTTCGCGGGAGCCGAGCGCCGCGGGGGCTTTCGAGCCGTTAGCACCAGTGAACGCCCCCCAGTTCCGGAAAAGGACTACTCGAAACCCTACTCCGACGAAGCCCGAGCACGACGGCGATACTCCCCGTACGGGTCCTCGGGCGAGAACGGCGCGGGCGCGGAGTTCACCGCCTCTGCCCCGCACTCGGGACACGTCGAAGCGAGCGTGTACACCGGGCGCTCGTGACGCCCCTTCCACGCCGAACACTCCTTGATGTCCGATTTCATGAATTTCTCCTCCGGCTCCCGGCCAGCGAGATCGGCCCTACTCGTCCTCGGTCTCGCGCTCGCGGTGGAACGCCCCCACGCCGCCCGCGGTCTCGATGGACTGCCGGGCGCGGTCGGCCGACGCCTCCAGTTCGTTCTCGGCGGTCTTGTAGTCGGGCGCGCGGACGCGGATGCGGTACTCGGGCGCGCCGACGTACGAGACCTCCAGTTCGACCTCCTCGGGCACCTCGCCGTTGCCCTCGGCGGCCTCCAGGGCTGCCTTCACGTCGTCGACGCCGTCGGCCTCCGCGGACTCGAGGTCAACGTAGCCCGTGACGTTGACGTACGGGACCGAGACGTTCTCGCGGGCGGCCTCCACGATGGCGTCGATCTCGTCGTCGTCGAGGTCCGTGTCCGAAAGCGCCTCCTCGCCGTGGATGGCCGCCTCCTCGAAGCCGTCGTACATCGAGCCGAACGCCGAGTAGAGCGCCTCCGCGACGCGGGTGTACTGCTCGTCGCTCACGTCCTCGCCGAACGCGATGGTCATCCAGTTGTCCGCCTTGCGCTCGTTCTTCCACTCCTGGATCTTGTCCGAGCGCTGGTGGTCGTTGACGTCCTTGATCGAGAGGTCGATCTGCTGGGACGACTCGTCGACGTCGAGCACCTTCGCCACGACGCGCTCGCCGACGCTCACGTGGTCCCGGATGTTCTTGATCCACCCGCTCGCGACCTCGCTGACGTGGGTCAGGCCGCGCTTGTCCTCGTACTCGTCCAGGTCCACGAACACGCCGAAGTCGGTGATCTCGTCGACCTCGCCGACGACGAGTTCGCCCTTCTCGGGCCAGCCGCTGAATTTCATGGTCGGGGATAACGGGCGGAGCGTAATACGGTTTCCCTCTCGGGGCGGCGGAGCGGTGGCCGTGGACGACGCTGCTGCTCGGTCGTGACCCGGCTGGACGGAAAAACGGGAGGGGCGGACCGGTTCAGGCGCGCTGCTCGACGGTCTCGACGACCTCGCCGGCGAACGCGGCGTCGCCGCCGGTCGGCGACGCGAGCGTCGTCCCGCAGACCGCACAGTTCACCACGGAGGACGCCTTGCCGAAGACGACCTGCTCGTTCTCACAGTCCGGACACCGGACGCGGTAGAAGGCTCCTGCCATCCTTACTCCTGGAAGGTGAGTCGGCCGGCGCGCCAGCCCTCGCGCATGTGGGCCTTGCCGCACTCGCCACAGCGGTACTTCAGGTGGGTCTTCTTCGTCGGCTTGTCGCCGCCGGGCACCTTCGAGAACTTGCCGGCGTTCCCGATGACCGACGTGCCGCGGGCCTGCTGGCGGTCGGTCCACTTCATGCCGGTCTCGCGGCCCTTCCGGACCTTCTCGACCTCGACCTCGTGGTGTTCGTTACAGTGCGGACAGTACGTGTTCATGCGTCGTGGCATCTCCATGGCGAGATCTCCTCTTGGCCACGACTACTGGTCGGGTGCTTAAAACGCATTTGGTCCGGCGACGCCGTGCGGGAGCGTCACGCGCGGCCCGCCCGGGTGTGGTCGGTCGCCCCGGCGCGTCCGGGTCCCCGTGAAACGACGCTCAGGCCAGCGGGGTCCGCTCGACGACCGTGCCGTCGTAGGTGGGGTACTGCTCGACGAGTTCCCCGTCCTGTAGGTCCCCCTCCTCGACCATCTCCTCGAGCAGCCACCAGGCCACCTCGACGTGGTCCGCCTTGACGGTGTAGAACTCCTCGGGGACGCCGAGGTCGACGAGGCGCGCGGCGTCGGCGTACGTCTTCCCGTACACCAGGGTCCCGTCCTCGGTCACGTCGTCGAACGGCCGGCGGACGTTCTTCGCCATTCGCTTCAGCCGGTTCCGGTGCTGGGCGGCGTCCTTGAACACGCTCGTACAGAAGTAGACGCGCTCGTGGTCGCCCATCGCGTCGAGGATCTCCGCCTTCGAGCCGTCGACCGCCGACATGTGGCCCTCCTGGAGTTCGAACCCCTCCTGTTGCATCCGGCGGTAGTTCCCCTGGCTCATCTCGAACTCGTTGACGTTACAGAAGTCCGCGGCACCCTCGTCGAGGAACTCGAGGAACTCCTCCTCGGCGCGGATGCCCGGAATCTCGAACGCGGGCGTGAGCCCCTCCTCGCGCGCGACGTGGAGGATCTCCTCCCACTCCGTGCCGTGCATCTCGCCCCACAGCTCGTAGGGCGGGTGGAAGCGAATCTCGTCGAGCCCCGCCTCGGAGAGCCGTCGCATGTTCTCCCGGCCGCCGGTGATGCCGGTGTACAGGTGCGTGTGGTGGTCCTCGCCGAACTCGTCTTTCAGCAGCGAGAGGTAGCGGCAGGTTCGGTCCATCGCCTCCTGTGGTTCTCCGCCGGTGATGGAGGTGCCCAGCGCGTCCATCCGGTGGGCCTCCTCCAGGACGTCCTCCTCGCAGGTGACCTCGCGCTCGTTGGCGTACACCGTGTTCACGTTCTTCCGGTTCTCGCCGAGCGGGCAGTAAAAGCAGTCGCGCTGGTCGCAGTAGCCGTAGACGAAGAGCACCATCTTGCCCCCCATCGCGCACTGTTCACAGCCCTTCGAGATCATTTCGGTACCCGACGTTCGCCGCGGAACGGCAAAAACGCCCCGACTCGCACCCGCGCACGTGGGTCACAGCCACGGTCACGGCGAGTGGACCCGTGAACGGGGAGTGCGTCCCGCGAAGACGCCGGGTCGAGCCGCACACACCACGAAACTCATTACGTTCGACCGCATCCGGTCACCAACATGAACAGACGAACGGTCCTTCGGACGGCCGGCATGATCGGCGTCGCCAGCGCGAGCGCGGGCTGTCTCGGCGTTCTTACCGGATCGCAGCCTGCCGAGTTCGCCTCGGGCACCGCGACCGTCTCCGGGTCGGCCCTCGAGGAGACCGGCTACGAGTCGGTCGGCGTGGAGTCGCTGGAGGTCGATCGGACGATCTCGGTCGCGGGCCAGGAGCGGCGGGTGATCGTGACGAACCGGCTGGCACAGTACGACAAGAGCGTCGATCTGCCGACGGGCGACAGCTACCGCGGCGCGCTGTTCGCCCTGCTGGCGACGCCGGCGGTCGAGGTGCTGGGCCGGTCAGTGAACCCGGTGGCCGAACTCGGCACCGGCGAACTCGCCCGTCGCGTCCTGTCCCAGTACGAGGGCTTCGGCAGCCTCGACGAGGAGGGGACCGAGACGGTCTCCATCCTCGGGACGGACACGGAAGTCGGGCTGTTTCTCACCGAGGCCGAAGTCACCTCCGACGTGACGACCGAGGTCCGCATTCACGTCGCGGAGGCGGTTCGCGTCGAGGACGACTTCGTCGTCGCCGTCGGCGCGTACCCGACGCTCATGTCCGAGGAGGGCGACGCGGTGGGGACGCTGATGGAGTCCGTCGAACACGAACCCAACTGAGCCGCACGAGCGCCCAAACGGCCCGCGTGACACGAACTGAACCGCACCGAACCCGTCCGCCCGGGCGCGACGACTGCGACCCGTCCCCGAAAACAGATATACCCGGAACGTCCTAGCGCACCACGATGCTGCTGGTCCTCCCAGTCGACCTCGACGACGACCTCGGTCGCAAGACCGGGCGGTCAACGCCCGTCATCGGGCGTGACGAGGTCGAGGACGCCGCAGTCGCGCTGGCGACGGCCGACCCGGAGGACTCCGACGTGAACGTGCTCTTCCAGGCGGTCCACACGTACGACGAACTCGTCGCGGACGAGTCCGTCGAGGAGGAAGTCGCCGTCGCCGCGGTGACGGGCGTCGACGGGGGGGACGTCCAGGCCAACCGCGCCGTCGGCGACGAGGTCGACACGGTGCTCGCGGCGCTGGCGACCGGCGAGGACGTGCGCGCCATCGTCATCACGGACGGCGCCCAGGACGAGTCGGTGCTGCCGGTCATCCGTTCTCGCGTCCCGCTCGACGGCGTCCGGCGCGTCGTCGTCCGGCAGGCACAGGACCTCGAATCGATCTACTACACGATGAAGCAGGTGCTCGCGGACCCGGAGACGCGGGGGACCGTGCTCGTGCCGCTGGGCGTGCTGTTGCTCATCTACCCGTTCTCGGTCATCGCCGGCATCCTCGACATTCCCGGTGCGGTCGTGCTGGGGCTCGTCTCGGCGCTGCTCGGGCTCTACACCCTCTTTCGGGGGCTCGGCCTGGAGCGCGCCGTGGACTCGACGGTCGAGCAGGTGCGCAACAGCCTCTACGCCGGGCGGGTGACGTTCATCACGTACGTCGTCGCGCTGGCGCTGCTGGTCGTCGGCAGCGTGCAGGGGTTCGAGACGCTGTCGAGGGTCGAATCGGCGACCGGACCGCTCCGGCTCGAGACCGAGGTCGCGGTGTTCGTCCATGCGGCGGTCCAGTGGGCCGCGGCAGCGGGGATCACCTCGTCGCTCGGCCAGGTGACCGACGAGTACCTGAACGACAGCTTCCACTGGCGCTACCTCAACGCGCCGTTCTACGTCGCCGCCATCGCCATCGTCCTGTACGGCCTCTCGGGCTACTTCGCACCCCCGGGTGCCGGCGACGTCCTCGTGCGCCTCACGCTACAGGAGCTGGCGATGGCGCTGACGGTCGGCACGCTGCTCGGGGTGCTCTCGACGCTCACGTTCGCCATCGCCGAGTCGCGCGAGGAGGGGGAAGAGGAGACGGCAAAGCCCGCATGAGGACCCATCGCGGTCGCGGCGAAGGGGTCCGGGAGGACGACTCACTCCCCCAGCGTGACGCTCTCGTCTGCCGCGTTCCGGAGGGCGTCCGAACGGCCGTACGTCCCGGGCGCGATGGCGAGCGTCCGAAGGCCGCGCTCGTTAGCGACCTCCAGTGCAGGCTTGAAGTCCGTGTCGCGGGACGCGACCGCGACGGTGCCGGCGCGGCCGGTGACCGCGAACGTGGCGACGTCGACCGCGAGCTTCACGTCGACGTCGCCACTCGTCACGACGACCTGGAAGCCGCGGGCCTCCGCGGCCTGGATGAGTCCCGGCGTCGCGTGCTCGTCGAGGTAGAGCCGGGCCGTGACCAGGTCGCCGGCGTCGGCCGCGGCCGCCCGAATGTCGTCGAGGTCGACGTCGAACTCCTCCCGGAGGACGTTGGGGCCGTCGACGAACAGCGCGACGCCGCCATCGGCGCCGACGCTTCCGCCGAGTCGGTCCCGAAGCCGCTCCAGCAGTTCCATGGCCGGAGGTCCGCTCGTGACCCGATACGCCTTCCGGTTCGAGGCTCCACACGGCTCTGCTGGCCGCGACAGCGCAGTGCTGGGACGGGGCGACGGTGGCAACTGACGGCACACGGCGGGACACGGTCCACGTTCGGCGGTGGCGTGAGAGGGAAATTGACATACCCCAGGCCCACCATCGGTCGGGTATGAGCGACTGGACCGACGCGATCGTCGGCGACAGGATGGCCGTGGACCGCGAGTTCACCGAGCGGGTCCGTGAATCCCGGTTCTCGAACCAGGAGTGGGGACTCATCATGACCGCCACGGAGTTCGAGATCGAGGACTCGGACGACCCGGAATCGGCACGCATCGTCGCCGATACGAGCGATCTGCCGGGCATCATCCCGGAGCTGGACAACATCTCGAACCAGATGAACGCGATGGCGGGCGGCGGGTCGTCGGACGGCGGCGTGTTCGGCGGCATCCTCGAGGACATCAGGAGCCTCTTCGACGGCGCCTCCGGCGGCGGCGGCGTCGACCGGGAGAAGCTCCAGGCAGCGGAGCGACTCACGGGCGAGTACGCCGACGAACTGCAGCGGCACCTCGAATCGAAGGGCACCTGGGAACAGGTCAGGATCGCCTACCAGGAGTAGCCGTTCCCGGACGGGTCGGCTCCGGGAGGCGACCGGGATCGGACGGCCGTGCTCACGGCACGTCGCCCGAGTGGAACATCGTCAGCTCCTCGGCCTCGTAGATGTTGATGAGCTCCTCGACCAGTTCGTCGTAGCTTTCGCCGTTCTCGCGGAGACCCTTCAGCCGTTCGAGCGTCTCCTCGCTCACCTCGATCTGGGGCATGTCGGGTGAAGTTCGACTCGCAGGCGTAAAAACTACAGGCGAGCCAGCACCGCGTCGGTCACCTCGTCGGTGCCGGCGTCGCCGCCCAGGTCCGGCGTCCGCGGGCCCTCCGAGAGCACGACCTCGACCGCCTCGCGGACCGATTCCCCCGCCGCGTCGTACCCGAGCGACTCCAGGAGCATCGCGGCCGAGAGGATCGTCGCCGCGGGGTTGGCGACGCCCTCGCCGGCGATGTCGGGCGCGGTGCCGTGGACCGGCTCGAACACGCCGCGATCGGGGCCGACGTTCGCCGACGGGAGCAGGCCGAGCCCGCCGACCAGTCCCGCCGCGAGATCCGAGAGCACGTCCCCGGCGAGGTTCGGACAGACGACGACGTCGAACTGCGCGGGGTCGAGACACACCTTCGTCGCGAACGCGTCCATCAGCACCTCCTCGGCCGCGACGCCGCGCTCGTCGGCGACGCCGACGACGGCGTCGCGGAACCGGCCGTCCGTCTCGCGCATCACGTTCGCCTTGTGCGCGACGTGGAACCCGCCCGTCCCGCGCTCGGCGACGAACTCGCAGGCGAACTCGGCCAGCCGTTCGGACGCCGACGTGGTGACGACGCGCGTCAGCGTCGAGAGGTCCTCCGAAAGTCGGTCCTCGTGGCCCGAATACACGCCCTCGGTGTTCTCGCGGAGGAACACGAGGTCCGTCTCCGGCCGGACCGCGTCGACGCCGGGGTAGGCCCGCGCGGGCCGCACGTTGACGAACGAGTCAACGGCCTCTCGCAGCGGGAGGATAAC
Protein-coding regions in this window:
- a CDS encoding GNAT family N-acetyltransferase, whose amino-acid sequence is MDAADLDVVDLDRSDAEELLSRYREYGWWDEREREAVAEALAHTDLAIGLRDGTTLVASARVITDFVYYARVYDVIVAADRRGEGLGRKLLSAILADDRLADVNPVLLCRDGLVPFYESVGFEPYPETVDAPEGEDVELRQLIHVDGELEDAGGE
- a CDS encoding 8-oxo-dGTP diphosphatase gives rise to the protein MRDATLCHLVTDDDRTLLIHKKRGVGSDQYVGPGGKVEPGETPRECVVREVREEVGIEVRDPEKLGEFEYYSEDWNALVHVYRATAYDGEPTESEEAVPEWFPVRDLPLAEMWQTDRDWLPTVLAGGTFRGRFVYHDGEPRLVEVERDVALD
- a CDS encoding RNA-protein complex protein Nop10 codes for the protein MKSDIKECSAWKGRHERPVYTLASTCPECGAEAVNSAPAPFSPEDPYGEYRRRARASSE
- a CDS encoding translation initiation factor IF-2 subunit alpha; protein product: MKFSGWPEKGELVVGEVDEITDFGVFVDLDEYEDKRGLTHVSEVASGWIKNIRDHVSVGERVVAKVLDVDESSQQIDLSIKDVNDHQRSDKIQEWKNERKADNWMTIAFGEDVSDEQYTRVAEALYSAFGSMYDGFEEAAIHGEEALSDTDLDDDEIDAIVEAARENVSVPYVNVTGYVDLESAEADGVDDVKAALEAAEGNGEVPEEVELEVSYVGAPEYRIRVRAPDYKTAENELEASADRARQSIETAGGVGAFHRERETEDE
- a CDS encoding 30S ribosomal protein S27e produces the protein MAGAFYRVRCPDCENEQVVFGKASSVVNCAVCGTTLASPTGGDAAFAGEVVETVEQRA
- a CDS encoding 50S ribosomal protein L44e → MEMPRRMNTYCPHCNEHHEVEVEKVRKGRETGMKWTDRQQARGTSVIGNAGKFSKVPGGDKPTKKTHLKYRCGECGKAHMREGWRAGRLTFQE
- a CDS encoding radical SAM protein, with protein sequence MISKGCEQCAMGGKMVLFVYGYCDQRDCFYCPLGENRKNVNTVYANEREVTCEEDVLEEAHRMDALGTSITGGEPQEAMDRTCRYLSLLKDEFGEDHHTHLYTGITGGRENMRRLSEAGLDEIRFHPPYELWGEMHGTEWEEILHVAREEGLTPAFEIPGIRAEEEFLEFLDEGAADFCNVNEFEMSQGNYRRMQQEGFELQEGHMSAVDGSKAEILDAMGDHERVYFCTSVFKDAAQHRNRLKRMAKNVRRPFDDVTEDGTLVYGKTYADAARLVDLGVPEEFYTVKADHVEVAWWLLEEMVEEGDLQDGELVEQYPTYDGTVVERTPLA
- a CDS encoding DUF6517 family protein, producing MNRRTVLRTAGMIGVASASAGCLGVLTGSQPAEFASGTATVSGSALEETGYESVGVESLEVDRTISVAGQERRVIVTNRLAQYDKSVDLPTGDSYRGALFALLATPAVEVLGRSVNPVAELGTGELARRVLSQYEGFGSLDEEGTETVSILGTDTEVGLFLTEAEVTSDVTTEVRIHVAEAVRVEDDFVVAVGAYPTLMSEEGDAVGTLMESVEHEPN
- a CDS encoding DUF373 family protein, whose protein sequence is MLLVLPVDLDDDLGRKTGRSTPVIGRDEVEDAAVALATADPEDSDVNVLFQAVHTYDELVADESVEEEVAVAAVTGVDGGDVQANRAVGDEVDTVLAALATGEDVRAIVITDGAQDESVLPVIRSRVPLDGVRRVVVRQAQDLESIYYTMKQVLADPETRGTVLVPLGVLLLIYPFSVIAGILDIPGAVVLGLVSALLGLYTLFRGLGLERAVDSTVEQVRNSLYAGRVTFITYVVALALLVVGSVQGFETLSRVESATGPLRLETEVAVFVHAAVQWAAAAGITSSLGQVTDEYLNDSFHWRYLNAPFYVAAIAIVLYGLSGYFAPPGAGDVLVRLTLQELAMALTVGTLLGVLSTLTFAIAESREEGEEETAKPA
- a CDS encoding NYN domain-containing protein, which translates into the protein MELLERLRDRLGGSVGADGGVALFVDGPNVLREEFDVDLDDIRAAAADAGDLVTARLYLDEHATPGLIQAAEARGFQVVVTSGDVDVKLAVDVATFAVTGRAGTVAVASRDTDFKPALEVANERGLRTLAIAPGTYGRSDALRNAADESVTLGE
- a CDS encoding DUF5799 family protein, which translates into the protein MSDWTDAIVGDRMAVDREFTERVRESRFSNQEWGLIMTATEFEIEDSDDPESARIVADTSDLPGIIPELDNISNQMNAMAGGGSSDGGVFGGILEDIRSLFDGASGGGGVDREKLQAAERLTGEYADELQRHLESKGTWEQVRIAYQE
- a CDS encoding DUF7557 family protein, which codes for MPQIEVSEETLERLKGLRENGESYDELVEELINIYEAEELTMFHSGDVP
- the leuB gene encoding 3-isopropylmalate dehydrogenase — translated: MAGEEIVVIPGDGIGTEVVPAARRVLDHVGEFEFVEADAGDAVAEETGEALPAETYDRVASADATLFGAAGETAADVILPLREAVDSFVNVRPARAYPGVDAVRPETDLVFLRENTEGVYSGHEDRLSEDLSTLTRVVTTSASERLAEFACEFVAERGTGGFHVAHKANVMRETDGRFRDAVVGVADERGVAAEEVLMDAFATKVCLDPAQFDVVVCPNLAGDVLSDLAAGLVGGLGLLPSANVGPDRGVFEPVHGTAPDIAGEGVANPAATILSAAMLLESLGYDAAGESVREAVEVVLSEGPRTPDLGGDAGTDEVTDAVLARL